In the genome of Maribacter forsetii DSM 18668, the window GCGCATTGGTAAAGGTGATTTCAATAAAGTTGTATTATCTAGGAAAATAGAAGTTGATGTAAGAGATAATTACTTTGAAGTGTATCAGCGAATTCTTCAAGTATATAAAAAAGCATTCTGCTACTTTTGGTACCACCCAAAAATTGGAACTTGGATGGGTGCTACCCCAGAAATCTTGATAAAAAGCAATGGTACTCAATTTACTACAATGTCTTTGGCAGGTACACAGAATGCAATAGGTGCTAATGAACCAATTTGGGCGGAGAAAGAATTAGATGAACAGCAATTGGTAACCGATTATATTTTGGATACTTTAAAAGATGAGGTTGTTTCTCTGAATAGTTCTGAACGAGAGTCTGTTAAGGCAGGTCAACTTTGGCATCTTCGTACTGAAATGAAAGGCACCTTTGCACCGAATAAATTTGGTGATATATTAAAAGCACTACACCCAACACCGGCAGTATGCGGTAGCCCGTTAGAAAATGCAAAGAATTTTATTTTAGAAAACGAATTGTATGAACGAAATTTTTACACCGGATTTTTAGGTGAGCTGAATACAAAAACAGAACTGCCAAGAAATAGAAACCGCCGTAACCAAGAGAATAGTGCTTATAGAAGTGTTATGAAAACCTCAGAACTTTTTGTGAATCTACGCTGTATGCAATTGTTCAAAGAGAAAGCTGAGATTTATGTAGGTGGTGGTATTACAACTGATTCTATACCTGAAAAAGAATGGGAAGAAACGGCTTTAAAAAGTAATACCATGTTTAGGGTTCTAGATGGTAAATAGATACTTAAGTTTTGGGTAATGACCTGCTTTGGTCGTATTTTTGAACTACATGAGATATTCCGCTATACCTACCGCACAATCTATTGTTCAACATTGCCAGGCAAAGAATATTTCTAATATCGTAATATCGCCAGGGTCAAGAAATGCACCACTTACCATTGCCTTTGCAGAGAATCCTTTTTTTACTTGTTATAGTATAGTAGATGAGCGTTGTGCCGCTTTTTTTGCATTAGGTATGGCACAACAATTACAAGAGCCCGTTGTAATTTTATGTACGTCTGGTAGTGCATTATTAAATTATTATCCTGCTGTTGCAGAGGCATATTTTAGTAATATTCCTTTAGTGGTTATTTCTGCAGATAGACCAGTTTATAAATTGGGAATAGGAGATGGGCAAACTATAAATCAGCGAAACGTATTTGAAAACCATATTAGGTATTCGGCGAATCTAAAGCAAGATGTCAGTCATGCTACATCAAAGGTCTTACAATATAAACCAGAGTGGATTTCTGATGGAGAGATAAACCAGGTTCAGCAGGAAATTCAGAATTATAATGACGGTGAATTAAATCTCGCTTTAGAAATTGCATTGACCAAGAATAGTCCCGTCCATATAAATCCTCCTTTTGAAGAGCCTTTGTATGACACGCTTTCAGAACCTTCAGTTTCGTCAGAAATTAGTCCGGTTCCTGTTGAGCTTAATGAAATTCCAATATTGGATAGTCATAAGGAGATTTGGAATGCATCACCACGTAAAATGGTTTTGGTTGGCGTTAATACTTCCAACGAAATAAAAGAAAACATATTGGAATTGCTGGCAAATGACCCTAGTGTTATGGTATTGACCGAGACGACATCTAATATTCATCATCCAAATTTCTTCAGTAGTATAGATTCCTTGATTGCTCCTATTGAAATGCAAAAAGATAAAGAGAATCTGTTTGCCACATTGAAACCTGAAGTACTAATTACTTTTGGTGGATTAATTGTTTCTAAAAAGGTGAAGGCTTTTCTAAGAAATTACGAGCCTAACCATCACTGGCATATTGGTGGTCAATTTGCGAACGATACTTTTTTCTGTTTAGAAGAGCATATTAAAGTACCAGTGAATACCTTTTTTGATAAAATGTATGTGGCTTCTGGTTTTGTAGAAAGTGATTTTTTTTCTAGTTGGAATAAAGTAAAACAAGGCTATATTTTAAAACGAGAAGTATATTTAAAACAAATTCCATTTTCAGATTTTTTAGCATTTAATCAAATTTTAAAAGGTGTGCCTAATGATTACATGTTGCAACTGGCAAATAGCTCTACCATACGTTACACTCAATTATTCGATGTAAACCCAACATTAAAAGTGTTTTGTAATAGGGGAACAAGTGGTATTGACGGTAGTACATCTACTGCGGTAGGTGCATCTTTAATACATAGCTCTCCAACACTATTTATAACAGGGGACCTTAGTTTTTTCTATGATAGTAATGCTTTATGGAATAATTACATAAAGGCAAATTTTAGAATAATCGTTATCAATAATAAGGGTGGAGGTATATTTAGAATACTTCCCGGGAAGGATGATACAGATGTATTTGAAACCTATTTTGAGACAAGACATTCACTGACTGCAGATCAGCTTTGTAATATGTTTGGTTTTGATTACAGAACGGCAAAATCATCTGAAGAACTTCAAGAAGTATTGAGTGACTTTTTCAAAGAAACCCTTCGTCCGCAATTACTGGAAATTACTACGCCTACAATAATAAACGATAAAATTTTGATTGATTATTTTCGTTTCATATCTTAGTGGAGTATTAACCATTAATTATAACACATTAACATGAGTAAAAGAGACGATTTAATTGAAAAGTATGCTGCTGACATCAAAGATAAATTTGGTGAGGATGCGGACATGGACTTGCTTAAAAAAGTAACTGTTGGTTTAGGACCATCTATTTACAACATTGATGCTTCTAAAGTATCTGGTAGCGATCAAAAAGAATTGGATACGGTAAAAAATAACTACTTGATCAAAAAATTAGGTCTTGCAGATGATTCTAAATTAGATGATGCTATTGCAACTGTTATGGACAAGTATGGTTCTTCTAATAGAAACAAGCATAGAGCAGTTATCTATTATAAGCTTTGTCAACATTTCAAGAAAGCATCTGTATACGATAAATAGTCAGATGACAAATAAATTAAAGACCGTTGCCTTTTTGGTAACGGTCTTTTTTTTTAGGTTAAGTTTTTAAATATTTAAAATGTAATTTTGCAGCATGATAGAATTAGGACGTATAAACAACCTTGAGATTTTAAGAGACACCAGTGTAGGTCTTTTTTTGGGTGATGAAGAAGGAAATGATGTATTGTTGCCAAATAAATATGTGCCTACAGCATATGAAATAGGGGAAAAAATAAGTGTCTTCTGTTATTTAGATTATGATGAAAGACCCGTTGCAACTACCTTAGAGCCAGACATTATGCTTGGTGAGTTTAGATTGTTGCAAGTAGCAGAGGTCAATGAGTTTGGTGCTTTTATGCAATGGGGTCTTGAAAAGCATCTTTTAGTACCTTTTCGTGAACAAAGGGTTAAGATGAAGGAAGGGCAATGGTATGTGGTGCACTGTTATTTAGATAATCGTTCTGGTAGATTGGTAGCCTCAAATAAGTTAGACAAGTTTTTAAACAATGATACAATTGACCTTAAGGAATGGGAGAAAGTGGATTTAGTGGTTACCAGACAAACCGATTTAGGTTGGGAGGTCATTGTAAATGAAAAACATAAAGGTTTAGTTTATTTTAATGAAGTATTTAAACCAATAAACATTGGTGATGTAATACCTGGTTGTATTAAAACCATAAGAAAGGATAATAAATTAGATATTTCACTACAGCCGTTAGGAGCAAAAGTTTTGGAACCCGCTGCAAAAAAGATATATGAAGTTCTTGTAGAAAGTGGTGGTTTTCTGGGTTTACATGACAAATCTGCGCCAGAAGAAATTAGGGATGTTTTTCAAATGAGTAAAAAGACTTTTAAAAAAGGTCTGGGAACCTTGTATAGAGAACGAAAAATTAAGATAGAATCTGATGGTATTACACTTTCAGATGATTAAGATAAAACTGTAAGAAAATTCTTTAGTATTTGATTTTCAGCAGAATATCTTAAATAAACGTCGAGTTTTTTGTAATACCTTACAATTAATTTTATTTTTGTTGTAAATAAAAAGTTATTAACAATTTTTAGCTTACATTTAAGTTTTAAGCTTAAAAATTACCACTGTATTTATGCCTTTTATAGAAGAGAGTGATTTACTAGAATTACATAAAGACGTTGATAAAGCTCAGATTATTAATGAGCGTTTATTAGATCAAATTAAGTTCAAGAACAAAGAATTAAAGAAGAGTAAGATTCAACGCAATGTTTTTGCTGGAATTACAGGACTTTTTTTAATTGGTGGTTTGGCATTTACCTCATTTACTGCTGGGTTGTCAAGTTCAGGTGGTTTCAATAGAAAAACCTCTAACGATTTGGTGTTAACATCAATTGATAGTGTAGATGCAATAAGAACCCGACTAGAAAACTTAAAAGAACAGAACGAAGAATTAAGTTTGGTAAAGGAGTTTTACTTGGCTAAAGAATTTTTGCAAAAAGAAAAAATATACTCAGTTCAGGTAAAATCCTTTGTAGATAATAATGTCACTTTAGCTTCTGAAGCTTTAACAAATACACTTTTTGTTAAAACAAACCCTTTTTACTCTTACTCTCTTGGTAATTTTGAAACTCTAGAAGAGGCTCAATCTTTTAGAAAGCAATTGGTTGATATTGGTTTTGGAGATGCTTTTGTTGCTTCATACCAAGATGGTAAACGAGTTCAAATAGAAGACCCTTTTTAGTGACTAGAGTTAAAGCTTGGCTCAACGCAGCAAGACTTAGAACGCTTCCATTATCAATTTCAGGCATACTTGTAGGTACTGCAATGGCAGCTTATCATGGTGTTACTAGTACCGGTATTTTTATTTTGGCAATCTTGACTACAATTGGTTTACAAGTGACTTCCAATTTCGCCAATGATTATGGTGACGGAATTAAAGGAACCGATGGTGATGATAGGCTAGGACCAAAACGGGCACTCCAAAGTGGACTCCTGACTGCATCACAATTAAAATCTGGTATTTATATTAGCATGGTAATAAATGCCATTCTCATTGTTTGTTTAATTATAACCGCATTTGGTTTAAAAGATATTATATATCCTACTTTATTTTTACTGTTAGGAGCATTTGCAATTTGGGCAGCTATAAAATATACCGTAGGTAAATCTGCGTACGGTTACAACGGTTTAGGTGATATTTTTGTTTTTTTATTTTTTGGGCTAGTCAGTGTTTTAGGCTCCATGTTTTTATTTCTAAAAGCAATTTCTTTAATGACTGTTCTGCCAGCCGTTTCCATTGGGTTTTTAAGTGTAGGTGTTCTTAATCTCAACAATATGAGAGATATAAAATCTGATGCAGCTGTAGGTAAGAATACTATGGTTGTTAAAATGGGCTTGGCTAATGCAAAAAAGTATCACTATACATTGTTAATTATTTCGTTTTTGTGTCTGTTTTGTTTTTTGCTTACAACAAATGGATCACAGTTACGTTATGTTAGTCTTGTAGGCTACCTTCCGGTTTTTATGCATTTAAGAAAAGTAGCCCAAACTAACAACGAGGCAGAACTTGACCCAGAACTTAAAATCCTGGCATTAAGTACCTTTTTTATAGCCCTGTTGTTTTTTATTAGTTATTATTATTTTTTGTAATTTTGAGTATAACCCACAAACCAATTTAAACCTTGGAACAACCCATTAAAATTCTAATTGTTGAGGATAATGTTATCATCGCCGATGATATGCAATCTATGCTAGAGGAGATAGGATATGAAATAGTTGACAACGTAATTGTTTACGAACAGGCTGTTGAAGTATTAAAAACCCAACAGGTAGATTTAGTTTTAATTGATATCATTTTAGCTTCTGATAAAACAGGTATTGATTTGGGTAAACATATTAGAGAGAATTATGATATTCCTTTCATTTTTGTAACCTCTAATTCTGACCGTGCAACAGTTGAGAATGCTAAAACGGTGAAGCCAAACGGTTACTTGGTTAAGCCTTTTGAACAACAAGACTTATATACTTCTATAGAAATTGCACTATCCAACTTTATTTATGGTAAACAGACAGCTGCCAGCAATGGAAATGCAAATGCTACCAATACAGAAGATGTGGCAATGTCCAATTCAATATTAAAGGACTCCATTTTTGTAAAAAAGCAACACCTGTATTATAGAATACAATTTGGAGATATTCAGTTTATAAAAGCTGATAATGTATATTTAGAAGTAAATACAATTGATAAGAAATTTTTAGTACGTTCTCCATTAAAAGACTATTTAGAGAAATTACCACAGAATAAATTTTATAGAGCACATAAATCTTACATAGTTAATGTAGATCATATTGATGCTATCAATTCTAAAGATATTATGATCAATAATACATTGATTCCGATTTCCAAAGATTTTAAAGAATTTATTATTTCGGCTATGAATTCTTAATCCGAGTAATGAAGTAAAAAAAACACCTTATAAGGGTGTTTTTTTTTGATTTTACCTTAGATGAAATGTATTTATTTATCGTTTAACTGTATCTTTTTATCGGTAAAATTCATTGTTTAGAGGTTTCAATACGTTTCACAACAATTATTGGGGGTTACACAACAATTAATCTTGATAACTATGTGTTATTTATAATTTTGAGATATTAGATATTGTAGGTCTTTTTCTCTAGCATTTGATTTTAATACTAGAATCCACTGCAGTTTTTAAAGAATTATTGAAAAGTACGTAGAACACGCTTTTTGAGCTTTTGGATATTTGATGAAAAATTAATGAAGGCTCACAACAAAAAAATAATAGAATTGGCTATAAGTTTTAAGTTTGATTCTGTTTTTATTGAGATATGAAAAAACAAATTATTTTGAGATTAATGTGCACTTTGTTTTTAAGTGTATTTACGTGCCTTGTTTTTGCACAAGACTATGTTGAAACTCAGAATGAAGATTACTACAAGCAGTTTCAAGATTTAGAGAACGGTGAACTACGTTCTTTTTTCTTTTTTAATACTCCTAATCGCTATAACCAGAATTCTCCTTATGATTGGTTAGATACTGTAAAAGTTTATTTGAACAGTTCTGAAAAAACAAAAGATTCCATCTCTATTCGTAATTACCAACTTATAGAATCTCAAATTTATTATGATTTGGGTAACTACGAGAAGAGTTTAGCTATTGCAAGACCACTTTATGAAGATTTATTAAAGTTAGACGTAGAATCAAAGAAAACGATTCTTGGCATATTAGATAGCAATTATGAAAAGCTAGAGTTGTATGACAAGCAGATAGAGATTAGAAGGATAAAGCGGGAATTGGGGTTTACAGATAACGTTGCGTTTTATGACATATACGCTAGTTTAGGTCAGTATAGGAAGGCTATGCGTGATTACATGACTGAAGAGAAGAAAGTGCTTAGTGATGATGATTACTATGGTCAAGCTATTTATAATAATACTATAGGTAATTATCTAAGATTAGATAAATCTACGGCTACAGCATTAAGTTATTTTAAGAAAGCGGAAGGACTGATTAAGGTCTTTTTGAGCGATGTTACAAACGAACATTCCGATAAGGAAATCGCTGAAGGACGAATTTTAAACGGATTGATTATAGGTAATATTGGAAAAAGTCATGTACAGTTAGGTGAATACGAAAAAGCTATTCCGTTTTTAGAAGAGAGCAGAGAGATTATTAAAAAATACAATAAAAGTAAATTTTCTTCTGATATAATTGAGAATACCTTGGCTCTTGCGGAATGTTATTTAAAGTTAGATGATTATGCTAAAGCTACTGATTATTTAAGCGACGACCTTAATCCTATAAAATCAGATAATATTTTAAAACGTAATCGCATATATGCAGATTATTACTATAAAACAGGAGATTTTAAAAACTCTACGGTATACCTTAAAAAAAATATAAGAATTAGAGATTCTATTGATGCATTGGCATCTAATATCAAAAACCAACAATTGACTTCTGTCGTTGCGCAAGATTTAGAGAATTCTAGAAAAGCGATAGAGCAGCAGAAAGCTCAATTAGAAGAATCTAGAAAAGATATCAAAGCAAGAGATGATAAAATTAGTTTGGTATTCGTATCCTTGATATTTACACTTATTGGTTTTGCAGGTTTAGTATATGCTTACTTAAAGAGTATTAAAAATCAACGTTTAATTGCGGAGCAAAAATTCATCATTGAAAACTCGTTGGTAGAGAAAGATTCTTTATTGAAAGAAATTCACCATAGGGTTAAAAACAACCTACAGATGGTATCTAGTTTGTTAAGTCTACAAACTAAAAATACTAGAAGTAAAGCTGCTATTGCTGCATTAGAAGAAGGTAAGAGTAGGGTGAAAGCAATGGCGTTAATACACCAAAAATTGTATCAAAATGATGATTTGTCTGTTATTGAAATGCAGGGTTATATAGAAAGCTTAATTAATAGTATTCAGTCGGTCTATAAAAAAGGCGGTCATAATATTAATATTACTATTGATGCCGAAGGTGTAGAATTGGATATTGACAGGGCTATTCCATTCGGACTTATATTAAACGAATTGGTTTCGAATTCATTTAAATATGCTTTTCCAAATGATGATAGTAATGGAAAAATATATATTCATTTGCGTAAAATTACGGGTCAAGAAGGTTTCTTTGAATACACTGATAATGGTATAGGTCTACCAGAAGATTCAGATGAAAGAGCAAGTTCTTCTATGGGTATTCGCTTAATGAGTAGATTAGCAAACCAACTACAGACTTCATTGAATACCGATAAAACCCAAGAAGGTGTACGTTTCTGGTTTAACTTTAAATAGGCTTAACGAACTTTACTTTTCATAACTACTTTATGTAAAAGTTTAGGAAAGAATCTTTTGAGATAAATTCCGAATTTCTCTTTTCCACCAATATAGGTTTCAAATCTTTTCTTTTTAATTGCAGAGATAATCTCTTTTGCACACTCATTTACGGGCATACCGTTTTCTGTGGCGTTATCTTCTTTTTGTAAAGCAGAGCCATCACCGGTCAAAGCATTTTTTGCAACGTTTGTTTGTATGAACCCCGGACAAATAATAGAAACATTGATATTGTCTTTTTCGTGTTCCATTCTTAAAGCATCAAAGAAGCCATGTAAGGCATGTTTTGCTCCACAATAACCAGAACGATAGGGCGATGAAAATTTACCCATTAAACTAGTAATAGTTACGAAATGACCGCTTTTTTGTGTTATAAAATTAGGTAGTACATGCTTTGTTAGTTTTATAGTACCCAGATAATTAACATCTATCATTTGTTGGTAGACTTCAAATTTGGTGTCAATAATGAGTGAACGCTGGCTTAGTCCGCCATTATTGACAAGAACATCGATTCTTCCAAACAATGAAAAAGCCTTTTTTGTGATGCTTTCTAAGGATTCAAATTGGGTTAAGTCTAATGAAAGCACAGCAACATTATCTGGAGATTCACACTTGTTTTTTACATCAGACAATGCTTTTTCTCGTCTTGCTGAAATAATAATTTTTGCACCGAGAGCATTGAATTGATATGCCAATGCTTCCCCAATTCCAGAAGATGCTCCTGTTATCCAAATCACCTTATTCTCCATACTTATCTATCCATCGTAATTAAACTCAAAATATAACTAAATTTGAAGGATTATATGAAGGCAATATTTAAAAAGTATCTCTTAAATTTTAAAAACCCCAGTGGAACTTCTAGGGGAATTCTGCGAACTAAAGAAACGTGGTTTCTTTTTTTAGAAGAAGAAGGAAAATGGGGTATTGGTGAATGCGGACTGTTTAGAGGGCTTAGTTTTGATGATGTGCCTGAATATGAACAAAAATGTACTTGGGTTGCGGAGAATATTGAATTAGGAGAAGCTAAATTGATAGAGCAGTTAAGAGATTTTCCTAGTATTCAATTTGGTTTGGAACAGGCATTTTTATCCATACGTTCTAATAATCCGTTTCATCTTTTTGAATCTGCTTTTTTGAATGACCAAAAACCGATTTCTATCAATGGTTTGGTTTGGATGGGCGATAAGGAATTTATGCATCAACAAATAGAAAATAAGCTAAAAGATGGCTTCTCTTGTATTAAAATGAAAATTGGTGCGATAGATTTTGATACGGAGATTGCGTTGCTGAAATCTATTCGAGAACGCTATACAAAAGATGAAATAGAACTTCGCGTTGATGCTAACGGTGCTTTTTCTGCAGAAGAAGCGTTGTCTAAATTAGAAATTTTATCAAAACTTGATTTACATTCTATAGAGCAACCTATTAAACAGGGTCAATGGAAAGAGATGCAAAATCTTTGTGCAGCTACACCTTTGCCAATTGCATTAGATGAGGAATTAATTGGCATTGTAGATGTAACAAAGAAGCAAGAGTTGATACAAACAATACAACCACAATATATTATTTTAAAGCCAAGTTTAGTCGGTGGTTTTTCGGGTAGTAATGAATGGATAGCCAGTGCCGAAAACAATAAAATAAGATGGTGGGTAACAAGTGCATTAGAGAGTAATATTGGTTTAAATGCCATAGCACAGTGGACAGCAACTTTAAATAACAAAATGCCACAAGGTTTGGGAACTGGTGCATTGTTTACAAATAATGTGAAGAGCCCTTTAGAAGTGAAAAAAGGAAGCTTGTTTTACAGCAAGAACAAAGAATGGAATACAAATTTAATTGATGATTTATGTATATAGAACAAGCGTATAAAGGCTTAATTGACAATTGGCGTTATTTAATTGGAATACTCGTAATAATAGGAGTTTGGCAATTTTTAGGCTCATTTCCTTTGTTGGGGGCATTAGCAATGAAAGATGGTGGTATGGCTGCAATGGTAAGTGGTAATATTGGAGAAATGTCAAGAGTCTTGGGTTCCAATACATTTTTATTTTTTATGCTTCTAACCTTTGTATTTGGACTAATTGCGGTTTTTCTGGTCGTAAAATTTTTACACCAACAATCGCTTACGAGTTTGACTACATCGAGACCTAAAATAGATTGGAAAAGAGTTGCTTTTTCTTTCTTCTTGTGGGCGTCAATTTCTGTACTTTTTATTTTTGTAGATATTTACTTTGCACCTGAAGACTATGAATATAACTTTCAATTAGTACCTTTTTTAATTTTAGCGGTTATCGCAATTGCCATGATTCCCTTACAAACAAGTATGGAAGAGTATTTAATGCGAGGTTATATGATGCAAGGGTTGGGCGTTCTTACCAAAAATAGATGGTTTCCGCTTCTGTTCACTTCATTGCTGTTTGGTTTGTTGCATATAATGAATCCTGAAGTTGATAAGTTAGGATACGGTATTTTAGTTTTTTATATAGGTACTGGTCTCTTTTTGGGTATAGTTACCCTTATGGACCAAGGTTTAGAATTGGCGTTGGGTTTTCATGCCGCCAATAATTTAACCGCTGCTCTTTTGGTTACTGCAGATTGGACGGCGTTTAGTGTAGATTCGTTATACAGGGATATTTCAGAACCGGTTCTTGGTTGGGATATGTTAGTGCCAGTGTTTGTAGTATTTCCTATTTTGCTATTAGTCTTTTCAAAAAAATATGGTTGGACAAATTGGAAAGATAAATTAGCTGGAAAAGTTTTGTCTAAAGAAGAGTTTCTTAAGTTAGATAATTAGGCAATGAATAAACATGCTGTTCACCCAAGTTTTTCTATTCATGGTAGAACTATTTCTTTTAATGATTTAACAGAGGTTAGCTATAGCCTAATTAAAGAAGGAGAACAATTTGAAAAGCAGATTGGTGAATTCCTTTTAGATTGGATAGATGAGTCGGTAACCATAACCGTAAAAACCTCCGGTTCTACAGGTACTCCAAAGACCATTCTATTAAAAAAAGAACAAATGATAAATAGCGCTCTGGCAACGGGCTACTATTTTAATTTGAAACCAAAATCTACAGCTTTACTTTGTTTGCCGGCAACATATATTGCTGGTAAAATGATGTTGGTAAGAGCTATGGTCTTAGGGTTGAATATTCAATTTCTGTCACCAAGTTCAAATCCGCTAGTTGGTGTGAAGGATTCTTTCGATTTTGGGGCAATGGTACCTATGCAAGTGGCTAATTCATTGTCTCGATTGTATCAAATTAAAAACTTGATTATTGGTGGGGCTCCTATTTCTACTTCGTTAAGAAAAGAATTAAAAAGCATTTCTAATGATAGTTACGAAACCTATGGTATGACAGAAACCATAACACATATCGCTGTAAAGCCTTTAAATAATGGAGTTGGGGAAAATGTTCCATTTTCAATTTTGCCAGATGTGGAGATTTCAATTGATAATAGAGATTGTTTAGTAATCAATGCTCCAAAAGTTTCAGAGGAAACAGTTGTGACAAATGATGTTGTGGAGCTGGTTTCTAAAACGGAATTTCATTGGTTAGGTAGATTTGATAATGTCATAAATTCTGGAGGGGTAAAATTACATCCAGAGCATATAGAGAAAATACTTTCCAATCATATAGATGTACCTTTTTTCGTTACTGGAGTTGAAGATGATAAATTAGGGCAGAAAGTTGTTTTGGTAGTTGAAAATTCCGTAGAAAGTGATGTTCAGAAAATTTTAAAAAGTATCTCAGAATTCAAAAAATTTGAGAAACCGAAATCAATTTTGATTTCAAAAGAATTTAAACGAACAGTAAGTGGAAAAGTGCAGCGTACTAAAACGCTTCAACAAATTTTGAGGGCATAATTAATTCTACTATTTTCATCATTAGAAAAACCAAAATCTAATGACCAAACAACTAATTATCCTATTTATTTGTATTCAGGGCTATGTGATGAACGCCCAACAAATCCTCAACGAAAAAGAAAGAGCAACAGTGATTGACGAAATTTTAGATGATCGCTTTAACAATCTACTACCTGAACTAATGGATGCCGCTGACATAGATATGTGGGTGGTTATTTCTAGAGAATATAATGAAGATCCCGTAATTAAGACTATGCTTCCCGCAACGTGGTTGAATGCGCGTAGACGAACTATTTTATTGTTTTATAGAGATAAGGCGAAGAATACTATAGAGAAGCTGGCTGTAGCCCGTTACAATGTTGGTAAGAACATAAAATCTGCCTGGGATAAAGAGAAGGAGCCAAATCAGTGGGTACGTTTAATGCAATTAATAGAGGAAAGAAATCCGAAGAAAATCGGACTTAATTATTCTACAGACCACAATATTGCAGATGGCTTGGTAAAGACAGATTATGAAGAGTTTATGGCTAATCTGCCTAAGAAATATACTTCAAAAGTGACTTCAGCAGAACAACTAGCTGTTCGTTGGATTGAAACAAGGTCTGAGCGAGAAATGATTATTTATAACCAATTAGTAGATATTACACATGATATTATCGCTGAAGCATTTTCTGAGAAAGTTATTACTCCGGGCGTAACGACTACTTCAGATGTGGTGTGGTGGATGAGACAAAAAGTTACGGATTTAGGATTGGAAACTTGGTTTCATCCAACCGTGGACGTTCAAAGAAGTGAGAAGGGTAAAAAAAGCGAATTCTATTCTTTTGCAAATAAGCCTGATGATATGGTAATTCTACCGGGAGATTTAGTGCATTGCGATTTTGGTATTACTTATTTGCGTTTAAATA includes:
- a CDS encoding M24 family metallopeptidase; translated protein: MTKQLIILFICIQGYVMNAQQILNEKERATVIDEILDDRFNNLLPELMDAADIDMWVVISREYNEDPVIKTMLPATWLNARRRTILLFYRDKAKNTIEKLAVARYNVGKNIKSAWDKEKEPNQWVRLMQLIEERNPKKIGLNYSTDHNIADGLVKTDYEEFMANLPKKYTSKVTSAEQLAVRWIETRSEREMIIYNQLVDITHDIIAEAFSEKVITPGVTTTSDVVWWMRQKVTDLGLETWFHPTVDVQRSEKGKKSEFYSFANKPDDMVILPGDLVHCDFGITYLRLNTDCQELAYVLKPEETSAPDFLVNGLKDGNRVQDFLTNNMVKGRSGNDILAKSLKEAKTAGLKPSIYTHPLGLYGHSAGTTIGMWDSQGGVMRDDGENYGLNPNTVYAIELNTTVNIPEWNRDIRIMLEEAGFYGEEGFRYVNGRQTELLLIPRVKGHQGN